GGCTCCATCATAACCAGACCCGCGGGCGGGGCGCCAATCCCGCCTCGGGACCCGCCCGGCCGAGGTGCGCTCCGGCGGGGCCACTGCTAGACTCTCGGACGGCCCCTCACGTGGTGTCATCTCGCTGAACTCCCCCAGGACCGGAAGGTAGCAAGGGTAGGTGGGCTCTGGCAGGTGCGTGGGGGGTCTTCGCTTTCCCCAGGAGGTCCCATGCCCGCCGGCCGCTACGCCCCCTCTCCCACGGGCGCCCTGCACCTGGGCAACCTGCGCACCGCGATCGTCGCCTGGCTGGCGGCGCGCGCGACGGACCGCACGTTCCTGCTGCGGGTGGAGGACCTGGACCGGGTGCGCGCCGGCGCCGAGGCCGCGCAGCTGGCCGAGCTGGCCGCCGTCGGGCTGGACTGGGACGCCGAGCCGGTGCGCCAGTCCGAGCGGACCGGCCTGTACGACGACGCCGTGGCCGCCCTGCGCGCCGCGCACGGTGCGGACGCGGTCTACGAGTGCTTCTGCTCCCGCAAGGACATCGCGGAGGCGACCTCGGCCCCGCACCCGGCCCCGGCCGACGACGAAGGCGCCCCCGGCCCCGCCGGCGCGGCGCCGCTGCGTCCGCCCGGCTTCTACCCCGGCACCTGCCGCGGCCTCACCGAGGCGCAGCGGGCCGAGCGTCGTCGGGTGCGTCCGGCCGCCCTGCGGATCGACGCGGCCCGGGTGGCGGGGCTGCCGGAGGGCGAGATCCCGCGGGCCGAGGCCGTGGACCTGCTGCACGGCGAGGTGACCGGCCTGGTGGACGACCTGGTGCTGCGCCGCAACGACGGGGCGTACGCGTACAACCTGGCCGTCGTCGTGGACGACCTGGCCCAGGGCGTGGACCAGGTGGTGCGCGGGGACGACCTGCTGGACTCGGCCCCGCGGCAGCGGTGGCTGGCCGCGGCGCTGTGCGCGGCGCGCGGGGAGGCGCTGCCGCAGACCTCCTACCTGCACGTCCCGCTCGTGCTCAACGCCGAGGGGCGGCGGCTGGCCAAGCGCGACGGCGCCGTGACCCTCGAGGACCTGGCCGCCGCGGACCCGTCCTGGACCCCGGAGCGGGTGCGGGACCGGCTGCTGTCGTCCCTGGGCCTGCCGC
The sequence above is a segment of the Micrococcus endophyticus genome. Coding sequences within it:
- the gluQRS gene encoding tRNA glutamyl-Q(34) synthetase GluQRS, translating into MPAGRYAPSPTGALHLGNLRTAIVAWLAARATDRTFLLRVEDLDRVRAGAEAAQLAELAAVGLDWDAEPVRQSERTGLYDDAVAALRAAHGADAVYECFCSRKDIAEATSAPHPAPADDEGAPGPAGAAPLRPPGFYPGTCRGLTEAQRAERRRVRPAALRIDAARVAGLPEGEIPRAEAVDLLHGEVTGLVDDLVLRRNDGAYAYNLAVVVDDLAQGVDQVVRGDDLLDSAPRQRWLAAALCAARGEALPQTSYLHVPLVLNAEGRRLAKRDGAVTLEDLAAADPSWTPERVRDRLLSSLGLPPGPPADAVPAFARMLEDGSLPREPWVFDPAEFAGA